One sulfur-oxidizing endosymbiont of Gigantopelta aegis genomic region harbors:
- a CDS encoding L,D-transpeptidase family protein: MTPLQQQLQTTEKGRLMIGQSDIAVQGIINKMYEYNEYQLFWKQPAMTDVLLTAIRHSETLGLAPNDYHLDALSKRLEIGLMDKLLGASEQEQAQLDILLTDAVLRLAYHLNFGKVVPDTLDPDWNLRREFFTHDPVAKMVYTLRSAEKLDKFLETSINTGLVHNNLVAALAKYKKIQAQGGWQTIASGKTLKPGMSDERVPAIKARLQASGDLEKAPIPVDDFSYDSTTEEAVKRIQYRHNLDVDGVIGKGTLQQLNVTVAQRIDSLRVNLERWRWIAKNLDDEFVLVNIAGFKVYYVKNNKLVWESKAQVGTDYRKTPVFRDEISYLVFNPTWTVPPTILRKDILPKLRKNPAYLKNKNMNVVDAKGKIIDASGIDWSNMTAGNFPYMIRQEPGPNNALGRVKIMFPNKHLVYLHDTPSKSKFNRTQRAFSSGCIRIENPFELVEMLLKDSQNWNQSRFDTILAGGKLQNVTLPVKIPVLLLYFTVEVDTEGRVIFYKDIYKRDDKVIKALDAPFHFVLPEMNNAS, encoded by the coding sequence ATGACACCTCTGCAACAGCAATTGCAAACAACTGAAAAAGGTCGCCTAATGATAGGGCAAAGTGACATTGCGGTGCAGGGTATTATTAATAAAATGTACGAATACAATGAATATCAATTATTCTGGAAGCAACCGGCTATGACTGATGTGTTGCTCACCGCTATTCGTCATAGTGAGACTTTAGGCCTAGCACCCAATGATTATCACTTAGATGCTTTAAGCAAACGTTTAGAAATAGGCTTAATGGACAAATTATTAGGTGCATCTGAGCAGGAACAGGCACAATTGGACATCTTATTAACCGATGCGGTTTTGCGTTTAGCTTATCATTTGAACTTCGGCAAAGTTGTTCCTGATACACTGGATCCGGATTGGAATCTAAGACGGGAATTTTTTACCCATGATCCCGTGGCAAAAATGGTTTATACGCTTCGTTCGGCAGAAAAATTGGATAAATTTCTTGAAACGAGTATTAATACAGGTTTAGTTCATAACAACTTAGTGGCCGCTTTAGCTAAGTATAAAAAAATACAAGCGCAAGGCGGTTGGCAAACTATCGCATCGGGTAAGACATTAAAACCAGGTATGAGTGACGAACGAGTACCCGCTATCAAAGCGCGTTTGCAAGCCAGTGGCGATTTAGAAAAGGCTCCCATTCCGGTTGATGATTTTAGTTATGATTCAACAACAGAGGAAGCTGTCAAAAGAATCCAGTATCGACATAATTTGGACGTTGATGGGGTGATTGGCAAGGGCACTTTGCAACAATTGAATGTGACAGTAGCACAGCGTATCGATAGTCTTCGTGTCAATCTTGAACGCTGGCGTTGGATTGCTAAAAATCTGGATGATGAATTTGTGTTGGTTAATATTGCCGGATTCAAAGTCTATTATGTTAAAAATAATAAACTGGTATGGGAGTCTAAGGCTCAGGTCGGCACGGATTATCGAAAAACACCGGTCTTTAGAGATGAAATTTCCTATTTGGTGTTTAATCCTACCTGGACTGTGCCACCGACTATTTTACGCAAGGACATCTTACCTAAACTGAGAAAAAATCCAGCCTATTTAAAAAATAAAAATATGAATGTGGTTGATGCGAAGGGCAAGATTATTGATGCCTCAGGCATTGACTGGTCCAACATGACGGCTGGAAACTTCCCCTATATGATCCGTCAGGAACCAGGACCGAATAATGCGCTGGGCAGAGTAAAAATAATGTTTCCGAATAAGCATTTAGTTTACTTGCATGATACGCCCAGCAAAAGTAAATTTAATCGTACTCAACGGGCTTTTAGTTCCGGCTGTATCCGTATCGAAAATCCTTTTGAACTGGTGGAAATGCTGCTAAAAGATAGCCAAAACTGGAATCAAAGTCGCTTTGATACAATTTTAGCCGGTGGCAAATTACAAAACGTCACATTGCCGGTAAAAATACCGGTGTTATTGCTCTATTTTACCGTTGAAGTGGATACGGAAGGCCGTGTTATCTTTTATAAAGATATTTATAAACGAGATGATAAAGTCATTAAGGCATTAGATGCGCCATTTCATTTTGTTTTACCCGAAATGAATAATGCGAGTTAA
- a CDS encoding glutaredoxin domain-containing protein, with product MSEVKIYSTGTCPMCTRAKGLFDKWNIEFQEVRVDQDRAGLMEMSKVTNGARTVPQITINGKWIGSLTELTELHMDGELDHLM from the coding sequence ATGAGTGAAGTAAAAATTTATAGCACCGGTACTTGTCCCATGTGTACCCGCGCAAAGGGATTGTTTGATAAGTGGAACATTGAGTTTCAAGAGGTGCGTGTTGATCAAGATCGTGCGGGTTTGATGGAAATGAGTAAAGTGACCAATGGTGCGCGGACAGTGCCTCAGATCACCATTAATGGAAAATGGATCGGTAGTCTGACGGAGTTGACAGAGTTACACATGGATGGCGAACTCGATCATTTGATGTAA
- a CDS encoding SEL1-like repeat protein, which translates to MTLLSMLSSNLFATGPQINLTSHYVTAEEANQQGDRQTAFKEFTIAAHKRDARAYGKLGSMYLYGLGTPKDYHQAYIWFHMGYLTGERESERFRDAASSMMTRAEYLKAVTAAEQQRLKQQLDKAPPQQIPPVSQRK; encoded by the coding sequence TTGACATTATTATCAATGCTCAGCAGCAATTTGTTTGCAACCGGCCCGCAAATCAATCTCACTTCTCATTATGTGACCGCCGAAGAAGCCAATCAGCAGGGTGATCGACAAACGGCCTTTAAAGAATTTACAATTGCCGCACATAAACGAGATGCACGCGCTTATGGCAAGCTGGGCAGTATGTATCTTTATGGCCTTGGAACGCCCAAAGATTATCATCAAGCCTATATCTGGTTTCACATGGGCTATTTAACAGGAGAGCGTGAATCCGAACGCTTCCGTGATGCAGCATCATCAATGATGACCCGCGCTGAATACCTAAAGGCCGTTACAGCTGCCGAGCAACAGCGTCTTAAACAACAATTGGATAAAGCACCGCCACAACAAATACCACCTGTCTCTCAGAGAAAATAA
- a CDS encoding response regulator — protein MQKIKILIVDDASFMRDIVRKGVRSQYPGFATKEAADGSQAKNILSQEDFDLILCDWEMPKMTGEELLAWLRTEGPKPETPFIMITSRGDKDHVVKALSLKANNYVVKPFTNEKLSEVITKQLCQSLGLKPDKLRQLGASSATGVAPGNNDAMSLLTGGTKTVKAADSEEDKVLSAKPKEQSIAQIRWKDLKTKCLIKEINMNSVTAVIRGDNNIPSIMELVVFDLVTNGGKDISRINGYTYQLQARETNAESEFVNITLRFIDGNDPDKQAHLERYISSLK, from the coding sequence ATGCAAAAAATAAAAATACTGATTGTTGATGATGCTTCTTTTATGCGCGACATTGTGCGCAAAGGCGTACGTAGCCAATATCCGGGCTTTGCAACCAAAGAGGCTGCTGATGGTAGTCAGGCAAAAAACATTTTGAGTCAGGAAGACTTTGATTTAATTCTCTGTGATTGGGAAATGCCTAAAATGACCGGCGAAGAGTTATTAGCCTGGTTACGCACCGAGGGGCCAAAACCAGAAACGCCTTTTATCATGATCACCAGTCGGGGTGATAAGGATCACGTCGTTAAAGCATTGTCCCTAAAGGCAAATAACTATGTAGTAAAACCCTTTACCAATGAAAAATTAAGCGAAGTGATCACCAAGCAATTATGTCAATCATTGGGTTTGAAACCTGATAAACTGCGTCAACTTGGCGCCTCATCCGCTACAGGTGTGGCACCGGGTAATAATGATGCCATGAGCTTGCTTACGGGGGGAACTAAGACGGTAAAAGCAGCTGATTCAGAGGAAGACAAGGTATTAAGTGCCAAGCCAAAAGAACAGAGCATTGCTCAAATCCGCTGGAAAGATTTAAAAACCAAGTGTTTGATTAAAGAAATCAATATGAACTCGGTGACTGCAGTGATTCGTGGCGATAATAATATTCCCTCAATCATGGAATTAGTGGTCTTTGATTTGGTCACGAATGGTGGCAAGGATATTTCTCGAATCAACGGCTATACCTACCAATTACAGGCACGCGAAACCAATGCTGAGTCTGAGTTCGTGAATATTACCCTACGTTTTATTGATGGTAATGATCCCGATAAGCAAGCGCATCTAGAGCGCTATATAAGCTCACTTAAATAA
- a CDS encoding DUF3087 family protein codes for MFKIEEIDPVHYRKQTRKSTLIIMGIFIVIGFTTARYTVVYFGEYSDSHIVLNFLGAFVGLLITFGIVNTFFKDANWMKEAMYAWRLKRHIMSIYNAMKPLQEAADQGDIEAIKILRFYHLGTEQMYQLDNNSHGLMELKSQMQALEAKMKEMDIEANQTEFNMESVAAYRN; via the coding sequence ATGTTTAAAATTGAAGAGATTGACCCGGTTCACTATCGAAAGCAGACACGTAAATCAACCCTGATCATTATGGGAATTTTTATTGTCATTGGTTTTACCACCGCTAGGTATACGGTCGTCTACTTTGGTGAATATTCAGATAGTCATATAGTTCTCAATTTTCTGGGTGCATTTGTTGGTTTACTGATCACATTCGGGATAGTAAATACTTTCTTTAAAGATGCCAACTGGATGAAAGAAGCCATGTATGCATGGCGTTTGAAACGCCACATCATGTCTATTTATAATGCGATGAAGCCCCTTCAGGAAGCGGCTGATCAAGGCGACATTGAAGCCATCAAAATCCTTCGTTTTTATCATCTGGGAACAGAACAGATGTATCAATTGGACAATAATAGTCACGGGTTGATGGAATTGAAAAGTCAAATGCAAGCACTCGAAGCCAAAATGAAAGAGATGGATATAGAGGCGAATCAAACTGAATTTAATATGGAATCAGTGGCTGCTTACCGCAACTAA
- a CDS encoding type II toxin-antitoxin system RelE/ParE family toxin — protein MAEAELDDAFEYYESVQSGLGFRFITEVELSKSRITNFPFSYEEIGKYSRRCLVQKFPYGIIYQYMEAQEEILIVAVSHLHRIPDYWSNRE, from the coding sequence GTGGCAGAAGCAGAGCTAGATGATGCTTTTGAATATTATGAATCAGTCCAAAGCGGCTTAGGATTCCGATTTATAACTGAGGTTGAACTTTCTAAAAGTAGAATTACCAATTTTCCTTTTTCATACGAAGAGATAGGTAAGTATTCTCGCAGGTGTTTAGTTCAGAAGTTCCCATATGGCATTATTTATCAGTATATGGAAGCTCAGGAAGAAATTTTAATTGTTGCAGTTTCTCATTTACACAGAATACCAGATTACTGGTCAAACAGAGAATGA
- a CDS encoding addiction module protein: MTNSVNMILDQALELSASERADVAEKLLFSLDRPDSTIDALWAKEADSRVEAYKKGEIEAVSAEKVFAKYRKT; encoded by the coding sequence ATGACAAATTCAGTAAATATGATTTTAGACCAAGCTCTTGAGCTGAGTGCATCAGAGCGTGCAGATGTTGCAGAGAAACTACTTTTTAGTCTTGATAGACCAGACTCAACAATTGATGCTCTGTGGGCAAAAGAGGCAGATTCACGTGTTGAAGCGTATAAAAAAGGTGAAATTGAAGCTGTTTCAGCAGAGAAGGTCTTTGCTAAGTACCGTAAAACGTGA
- a CDS encoding IS3 family transposase, protein MKYAWITDQAKDYPVTILCRFMDVSRSCYYDWVSSPKTDREKENEALTEQLKNCLKTVARLMEPVVLKRKLAEKGVHISRRRIGRLMKKAGLFCKTKRRFKATTNSKHNKRISPNLLEREFTVSQPDRYYVGDITYIATKEGWLYLAVVIDLFSRQIVGWSMDERMKAKLVNDALLMAIWKRKPMDGLLWHTDRGSQYASDSHRKILSDHNIIQSMSRKGNCWDNAVSESFFHSLKTELTHHCRFKTRVEAKQAIFEYIEVFYNRERLHSANDYLSPVDYEIQQEIA, encoded by the coding sequence GTGAAGTACGCATGGATAACTGATCAGGCTAAAGATTACCCGGTAACGATTCTGTGCCGTTTTATGGATGTTTCCCGTAGTTGCTATTATGATTGGGTTAGCTCTCCTAAAACGGATAGAGAGAAAGAAAATGAAGCGCTTACTGAGCAGCTAAAAAACTGTTTGAAGACAGTCGCAAGACTTATGGAACCCGTCGTCTTAAAAAGAAAACTGGCTGAAAAAGGCGTTCATATAAGCCGCCGGAGAATTGGTCGATTAATGAAAAAAGCCGGTTTGTTTTGTAAAACGAAGAGACGCTTTAAAGCGACGACTAATTCCAAGCATAATAAGCGTATATCTCCAAATTTACTGGAAAGAGAGTTTACTGTCTCTCAACCTGATCGCTACTATGTGGGTGATATTACCTATATTGCCACCAAGGAAGGCTGGTTATATTTAGCGGTTGTCATTGACTTATTCTCTAGGCAAATTGTTGGCTGGTCGATGGATGAGCGAATGAAAGCCAAGCTAGTCAATGATGCTTTACTGATGGCCATATGGAAGCGTAAACCAATGGATGGATTGCTTTGGCATACTGACCGAGGTAGCCAATATGCCTCTGATAGTCATAGAAAAATATTGTCGGATCATAACATAATTCAGTCTATGAGCCGCAAAGGAAATTGCTGGGACAATGCTGTATCAGAGAGCTTCTTTCATAGTTTGAAAACTGAATTGACGCACCATTGTCGATTCAAAACCAGAGTAGAAGCAAAGCAGGCAATATTTGAATATATTGAGGTATTTTATAATCGGGAGCGACTTCATTCGGCTAATGATTATTTGTCACCAGTCGATTATGAAATACAGCAGGAAATAGCTTAA
- a CDS encoding cytochrome b/b6 domain-containing protein, with protein sequence MQILKTFSVLFSAVILLASLNSLQAKSFPDEDCTECHGERGFSVPNKHGQPGKQKLFVDTATFKDSVHGSNQCTDCHNDIEKVPHRKRGLSTVDCVSCHEKLTENDTVASKKRNSFFGGPPPKRVVTYTEEYKVSAHGDQGIKNNAKCSTCHTAHYVFPSENKRASTYRLNSPEICGSCHEEALKEYRQSMHGAALKTPWKGDSATCSDCHSSHQISDIKKLPAHRIITEGCGECHQSELDGYMSSPHGQLAWHGGNDAPKCVDCHDSHTIAHANSETSPINQKNLVETCQQCHESANENFVKYHPHGTTRNWEKYPELWILGKGMGALVIAVLIFFYLHSVLWFWREKKERPVIYQHSESRSYPIRIKPEKKHSGIYFQRFPWYWRVNHWMLALSLMFLVLTGMVVMYPNTTWAMYLVPALGGSETLNVLHHWAGMIFLLAIFGHGAVVLFNIFKNKDFEWFGPDSLLPRKKDWEDMKGQFRWYFGKGKQPRFDRWTYWEKFDYWAVYWGAFVIGTSGIMLWFYEDIGPYIPGWMFNLATIAHGLEAFLAVLTLFVVHFFNNHFRPAKFPLDTVMFTGTWDLEELKEERPEEYERLVATGELEKYIVKGPSKTWNIVSHILGFTLLGTGLILLVLVVNGFFQHGLF encoded by the coding sequence ATGCAAATATTGAAAACTTTTTCTGTGTTATTTTCTGCTGTCATTCTTCTTGCCAGTCTCAATTCACTCCAGGCTAAATCATTTCCTGATGAAGACTGTACCGAATGTCATGGTGAACGTGGTTTCAGTGTGCCAAACAAGCATGGCCAGCCTGGAAAACAAAAATTATTTGTTGATACCGCAACGTTCAAAGACAGTGTTCATGGCAGTAATCAGTGTACTGATTGCCACAATGACATTGAAAAAGTGCCTCATCGTAAGCGCGGACTGAGTACAGTTGATTGCGTTTCATGCCATGAAAAATTAACCGAAAATGATACGGTAGCCAGCAAAAAGCGCAACTCTTTTTTCGGTGGACCACCGCCTAAACGAGTAGTGACTTATACCGAAGAATACAAAGTCTCTGCACATGGCGATCAAGGCATAAAAAACAATGCTAAATGTTCAACCTGCCATACCGCACATTATGTTTTTCCTTCCGAAAACAAACGTGCCAGTACTTATCGTTTAAATTCACCTGAAATTTGTGGCAGTTGTCATGAAGAAGCGCTCAAGGAATATCGTCAATCGATGCATGGTGCCGCATTAAAAACACCTTGGAAAGGCGACTCTGCGACGTGTTCTGATTGCCATTCATCACATCAAATCAGTGACATAAAAAAATTACCTGCACATCGAATTATTACTGAGGGCTGTGGTGAGTGTCATCAATCTGAGCTTGATGGTTATATGTCCAGTCCACATGGACAACTAGCATGGCATGGTGGCAACGATGCCCCTAAATGTGTGGATTGTCATGATAGCCATACCATTGCTCATGCAAATAGTGAAACATCTCCCATTAACCAAAAAAACTTGGTTGAAACTTGTCAGCAATGTCATGAAAGTGCCAATGAAAACTTTGTTAAGTACCACCCTCATGGTACGACACGCAATTGGGAGAAATACCCCGAGCTTTGGATTTTAGGCAAGGGTATGGGCGCATTGGTTATTGCTGTGCTTATCTTTTTCTACCTGCATTCAGTGCTGTGGTTCTGGCGTGAGAAGAAAGAACGCCCGGTTATTTATCAGCATAGTGAATCACGCAGTTATCCTATTCGCATTAAGCCTGAGAAAAAGCATAGTGGTATTTATTTCCAGCGTTTCCCCTGGTATTGGCGTGTTAATCACTGGATGTTGGCGCTATCATTAATGTTTCTGGTCTTAACCGGCATGGTCGTTATGTATCCCAATACCACCTGGGCAATGTATTTAGTGCCTGCATTAGGTGGCTCTGAAACATTGAATGTCTTACACCATTGGGCTGGCATGATTTTCTTATTAGCCATTTTTGGTCACGGGGCTGTCGTGCTATTCAATATCTTTAAAAATAAAGATTTTGAATGGTTCGGCCCAGATTCATTACTACCAAGAAAGAAAGACTGGGAAGACATGAAGGGTCAGTTCCGCTGGTACTTTGGCAAGGGCAAGCAACCTCGCTTTGATCGCTGGACCTATTGGGAAAAATTTGATTATTGGGCTGTTTATTGGGGTGCTTTTGTTATCGGTACATCCGGCATTATGCTCTGGTTCTATGAAGATATCGGCCCTTACATTCCCGGTTGGATGTTTAACCTGGCCACTATTGCTCACGGTTTAGAAGCATTTTTAGCGGTATTAACATTATTTGTGGTGCATTTTTTCAATAACCACTTCAGACCGGCTAAGTTTCCATTGGATACAGTGATGTTCACCGGCACTTGGGATTTAGAAGAACTCAAAGAAGAGCGTCCTGAAGAGTATGAGCGTCTTGTTGCCACCGGCGAATTAGAAAAATACATCGTCAAAGGGCCTTCAAAGACCTGGAATATTGTTTCTCATATTCTTGGCTTTACACTGCTTGGTACTGGTTTGATTCTATTGGTGCTTGTGGTTAATGGATTCTTTCAACATGGATTGTTTTAA
- a CDS encoding multiheme c-type cytochrome produces the protein MKFNYLRTIKQVAFSASLLLFALSTNPLYANTSSATGSAQEEEKPSKVNQGLSHLSDESKTCASCHKEKTPAIYKQWGSSKHYGANVGCYECHEAKKSDKDAIMHKDFVISPLVSPKDCGQCHERTAKEFDQSHHATAGNILGSLDNVLAEVVEGGPNLGGTSPVTTVGCAGCHGSIVRVNSDGTLNSSSWPNTGIGRINPDGSKGSCSACHLRHTFSSEQARHPDNCGRCHLGPDHPQKEIYEESAHGVAFRANIDKMNMDSSKWVVGEDYSAAPTCATCHMAATPDLPSTHDIGARISWNLRAPISTKIDAKAIKQGKKVKPWLQRRKDMKNVCMNCHATNTVDNHFIQLDAFIDNYNNKFALPTKALIATMLKYELLDNVKFNEELEWKWFLLWHHEGRRARHGAAMFAPDYAHWEGMFVMAERFYHEIIPAIKEKIKHARADGNIKGADAVEKLLNETLESPLHRWYIGKKPPKFWRPIDSDDHGFKENKTTHEAKMKEANK, from the coding sequence ATGAAATTTAATTATCTGCGAACAATTAAGCAAGTTGCCTTTAGTGCATCTTTGCTTTTATTCGCACTGTCCACCAACCCGTTGTATGCCAATACATCTTCTGCCACCGGTAGTGCGCAAGAAGAAGAAAAGCCCAGCAAGGTCAATCAAGGACTCAGCCATCTCAGTGATGAGAGTAAAACCTGTGCCTCTTGTCACAAAGAAAAGACCCCCGCTATTTATAAGCAATGGGGTAGCTCTAAACATTATGGTGCGAATGTCGGTTGTTATGAGTGTCACGAAGCGAAAAAATCAGACAAAGATGCCATCATGCATAAAGATTTTGTCATTTCACCTTTAGTTTCGCCTAAAGATTGTGGCCAATGTCATGAAAGAACAGCCAAAGAATTTGATCAAAGTCATCACGCGACAGCGGGTAATATTTTAGGTTCTTTGGACAATGTCTTAGCTGAAGTTGTTGAAGGCGGACCTAACCTCGGTGGTACATCACCTGTCACTACAGTCGGTTGTGCTGGTTGTCACGGTTCAATTGTTCGCGTTAACTCTGACGGTACTTTAAATTCATCAAGCTGGCCTAACACCGGTATTGGTCGAATCAATCCCGATGGTTCTAAAGGTTCATGCTCTGCTTGTCACCTACGTCATACTTTCAGCTCAGAGCAAGCACGTCACCCCGATAACTGCGGTCGTTGTCACTTAGGTCCTGATCATCCACAAAAAGAGATCTATGAAGAGTCTGCTCATGGTGTTGCTTTCAGAGCTAACATCGACAAGATGAATATGGATTCTTCAAAATGGGTGGTTGGCGAAGATTATAGTGCCGCACCCACTTGTGCGACTTGTCACATGGCAGCGACGCCAGACCTACCCAGTACTCACGATATTGGCGCACGTATTTCCTGGAATCTAAGAGCACCTATTTCTACCAAGATTGATGCTAAAGCCATCAAGCAAGGTAAAAAAGTGAAGCCTTGGTTACAACGTCGTAAAGATATGAAAAATGTTTGTATGAATTGCCATGCAACCAACACGGTTGATAATCACTTTATTCAACTCGATGCTTTCATTGATAATTACAACAATAAATTCGCCCTTCCTACTAAAGCATTGATTGCGACTATGTTGAAGTATGAACTGCTTGACAATGTTAAGTTCAATGAAGAGTTAGAGTGGAAATGGTTCTTATTATGGCACCACGAAGGTCGCCGTGCTCGTCATGGTGCTGCCATGTTTGCTCCAGACTATGCACACTGGGAAGGTATGTTTGTAATGGCTGAACGTTTCTATCATGAAATCATTCCAGCGATTAAAGAAAAAATTAAACATGCCCGTGCTGATGGTAATATAAAAGGTGCTGATGCCGTTGAAAAACTGTTGAATGAAACCCTTGAGTCACCTCTGCACCGTTGGTATATCGGTAAGAAGCCACCTAAATTCTGGCGTCCTATTGATAGTGATGATCATGGTTTTAAAGAAAACAAAACCACTCACGAAGCCAAAATGAAAGAAGCTAATAAATAA
- a CDS encoding pseudouridine synthase, translating to MSRPFQSSNEKITIVYEDEFLLVVNKPSLLLSVPGRGEAKQDCLISRLAVKYPSILTVHRLDWETSGLTVLALDKETQRFLSRQFQERQVYKKYTAVIYGQPEQDQGEINLALRCDWDNRPLQMVDHEQGKAAQTYWQIIASPTDSRPLNNTSRVLLTPITGRSHQLRVHMLALGHPIIGDPLYAHSEALNQSERLLLHATELEFTHPQHKTQLKFQSCPPF from the coding sequence TTGAGTAGACCCTTTCAGAGCAGTAATGAAAAAATTACTATAGTCTATGAAGATGAATTTTTGCTGGTGGTTAATAAGCCTAGCTTATTACTCTCTGTACCCGGTCGGGGCGAGGCGAAACAAGACTGCTTGATCAGTCGCTTGGCAGTGAAGTATCCGAGCATTTTGACTGTCCATCGTCTTGACTGGGAAACATCCGGATTAACTGTTTTAGCCTTAGACAAAGAAACCCAGCGTTTTTTAAGTCGGCAATTTCAAGAACGACAGGTATACAAAAAATATACTGCCGTTATTTATGGTCAGCCAGAACAAGATCAGGGCGAAATCAATTTAGCCTTGCGCTGTGACTGGGATAATCGGCCACTGCAAATGGTCGATCATGAGCAAGGCAAAGCGGCTCAAACCTATTGGCAAATCATTGCATCGCCAACTGATTCCCGACCACTCAATAATACCAGCCGTGTATTATTAACCCCCATCACAGGCCGTTCTCATCAACTCCGAGTACACATGCTTGCCCTTGGTCATCCGATTATAGGTGATCCATTGTATGCTCATTCAGAGGCACTTAATCAATCAGAGCGATTGTTATTACATGCCACAGAGCTTGAATTTACCCATCCTCAGCATAAAACTCAGCTTAAATTCCAATCCTGCCCCCCTTTTTAA
- the sbcB gene encoding exodeoxyribonuclease I: MPKTPSNASPSANTLYWHDYETFGIDPRRDRPVQFAGIRTDEALNIIGEPLVIYCQPANDFLPSPHACQVTGIAPQLALKEGLCEAEFIAKINAEFSRPGTCTVGYNNIRFDDEFTRYTLYRNFFDPYAREWQDGNSRWDIIDLLRLTKALRSEGINWPKRDDGFTSFKLEALSQANNIAHESAHDALSDVLATIEVAKLIKQRQPRLYQYIYEQRFKYKTQDLINLQQQRPLVHISGMYPPEKGHLGIVVPIAMDATNKNAVIVYELHSDPTALLNMSAEQIKHLTFTKTSDLLEGEQRLPLKTIHLNKCPVLVPLKTLTPENIKQWAIDLTACAHNLERLKTDQSLPERIKQAFTITYSETSNDPDQSLYSGGFFSNNDKEKMQIIRNTAATKLGDLALNFEDERLEEMLFRYRCRNYPDTLFMDEIERWNQYRIHRMTSPNGDASIKLDEYQDILKQFRMDESINMSPDLLAQLEAYPELIGLNLE; the protein is encoded by the coding sequence ATGCCAAAAACACCTTCAAACGCCTCCCCTTCTGCTAATACCTTGTATTGGCATGATTATGAAACCTTTGGCATTGATCCACGACGTGACCGGCCGGTACAGTTTGCTGGCATTCGCACCGATGAAGCACTTAACATTATTGGTGAGCCATTAGTTATTTATTGCCAACCGGCGAATGATTTTTTACCCAGTCCGCACGCCTGTCAGGTCACCGGTATCGCCCCTCAATTAGCGCTTAAAGAAGGCCTGTGTGAGGCTGAATTTATTGCTAAAATTAATGCCGAATTTTCACGGCCTGGTACTTGCACTGTGGGTTATAATAACATCCGCTTTGATGATGAGTTTACCCGCTATACTTTATACCGAAATTTTTTCGATCCCTATGCCCGTGAATGGCAAGATGGCAATTCCCGTTGGGATATTATTGACTTATTACGGCTAACCAAGGCTCTTCGCTCTGAAGGCATCAATTGGCCTAAGCGCGACGATGGTTTTACTAGTTTTAAACTCGAAGCACTGAGTCAGGCCAACAATATTGCTCATGAGTCAGCTCACGATGCATTATCGGATGTATTGGCTACCATTGAAGTAGCTAAACTCATCAAACAACGCCAACCGCGTTTGTATCAGTACATCTATGAGCAACGCTTTAAATATAAAACACAGGATTTGATCAACCTGCAACAGCAACGTCCTTTAGTTCATATCAGTGGCATGTACCCACCCGAAAAGGGACATCTGGGCATTGTTGTGCCTATCGCTATGGATGCCACCAATAAAAATGCCGTCATTGTCTATGAGTTACACTCTGATCCAACGGCATTACTTAATATGTCAGCAGAACAAATTAAACACCTGACCTTTACTAAAACGAGTGATTTACTGGAAGGTGAACAACGACTACCATTAAAAACCATTCACTTAAATAAATGTCCTGTATTAGTGCCATTAAAAACACTGACCCCAGAAAACATTAAGCAATGGGCTATCGATCTGACAGCTTGTGCTCACAATCTGGAACGTTTGAAAACCGATCAAAGTTTACCCGAACGCATTAAGCAAGCCTTTACAATCACTTATAGTGAAACCAGCAATGACCCTGATCAAAGCTTATATTCAGGTGGTTTTTTCTCCAACAATGACAAAGAAAAAATGCAAATCATTCGTAACACAGCAGCGACTAAACTTGGTGACTTGGCATTAAATTTTGAAGATGAGCGTCTGGAAGAAATGCTCTTTCGTTACCGCTGTCGTAATTATCCAGACACCTTATTCATGGACGAAATCGAACGGTGGAACCAATACCGGATTCATCGCATGACCAGCCCCAATGGAGATGCCAGCATTAAACTGGATGAATACCAAGATATTCTCAAACAATTTCGTATGGACGAATCCATTAACATGTCCCCCGATTTACTGGCTCAATTGGAAGCTTACCCAGAACTTATTGGTTTAAACCTTGAGTAG